From the genome of Gopherus evgoodei ecotype Sinaloan lineage unplaced genomic scaffold, rGopEvg1_v1.p scaffold_58_arrow_ctg1, whole genome shotgun sequence:
TGACccgtccccgccccccccccagcagtgcaGGAAGAGTGGCAGCAAGGCATGGGGAGGGTGTTGTCGGGGAGGGGGGTGTCTGTGCTGTATCTGACCCATCCCCTCCGCAGCGGTGCAGGAGGAGCGACAgcggggagtgggtggggggtgaTGATGTCTATGCCATGTCTGACCCATCCCTGTCTCccccagcagtgcagaaggagcggcatcagggagtgggggggtgatGATGTCTGTGCCATGTCTGACCTGTCCCTGTCCCCTGCAGCGGTGCAGGAGGAGCGGCAGCGGGGGAAGGAGAAGGACGGCGAGGGGGATTTTGCAGGCGGCGCAAATGAGGAGATGCCGGTGGAGAAGATCCTGGAGGCAGAGCTGGCTGTGGAGCAGAAATCGGACCAAAGTGTTGATGGCTCTGGCACCGGGGGCAGCTCGgtgagcggggggtgggggtgcgggcagagctgggaagtggaAGGCAGAGCCAGGCCCTGGCAAGGGGTTCCAGAGGGATGAGGTTTCAGGtctcagaggcaggcagggggctctggggaagggggggtccttggggtggggctgggttcgagggggacagggcaggaggctttgggggggcagagcaggggggagggagagtggaggctgcggtgggggggaggagactgcatctcacccccacccccacccctgtctcTGACCCTACCCTCCAGCCAAACGACCCGGTGACCAACATCTGCCAGGCGGCCGACAAGCAGCTGTTCACACTGGTGGAGTGGGCCAAGCGCATCCCTCACTTCTCGGAGCTGCCTCTGGATGACCAGGTCATCCTGCTGCGGGCGGGTGAGTACACGGGGTGCAGGGTTGGGATGTCCTGCTGTGGGCAGGAGAGTGATGGGTGGAGGCGGGACATCCTGCTGCGGGTGGGTGAGTGACATGGGTGCAGGGGCGGAACGTTCTGCTGCAGGCAGGTGAGTGACACTGGGTACAGGGGCAGGATGTCCTGCTGCGGGCAGGGGAGTGATGCGGGGCGGAGCGGGGGGATGTCCTACTGTGGGCGGGTGAATGacatggggtgcaggggtggaaCGTCCTGCTGCGAGCGGGTGAGtgatgggtgggggagagtgaatgacaacgggggtgggggtgagggagatgcaCGGGTGCCTCCCTGGGGCTGCCCTCAGGCAGAGGGTGGTGGAGTGAGACAAGGGGGCTTTGGTGCACATGGTTTTAGGCTGGGCCCTAGAGAAGGAGGGGACCCCAAACTGTCCGCTCTGGTCTGTGGCTCCTGGGGACAGGTCCTGTTGCAGTGGGGCGACTGCCAGTGGAACTGGGTTGGCTTTGCTCTTAAGTAATGTGGTGGGTGGGGTGGATTTCCCTCGCCCCTCACAATGGGAGTAGTCCTGGGTACAAGCTGTGGGgatggcaggggatgaggggggcTCTGAGCACAAGCTGTGGGgagggcagaggttctgggggagggcagagggcaggagggggggtgcaggggatcTGGGGTCCCCAGGCCTGGCTCTCAGCCGCTTTCTCTGCACCCCAGGCTGGAACGAGCTGCTCATCGCGTCTTTCTCGCACCGCTCCATCTCGGTGAAGGACGGGATCCTGCTGGCCACGGGGCTGCACGTGCATCGCAACAGCGCCCACAGCGCCGGCGTGGGGGCCATCTTCgacaggtggggggcaggggcccaGGGGGCACAGCACTGGTAAGGGGGCTGTGCTCACTGGGGCGCACAGGGCTGACAAGAAGGCTGTGGTTCCCATGGGGCACAGCGACGGGCAGTCCGAGGGGGCCTTTGCTGACAGGTGGGGACGGGGTCTCCAGGGCATGGTGTTGGGATTCAGGAGGGGTCGGGGAGCCCATgttgagctctcagtgggggggcgtccctgccccagggcccactgatgtgtgcccctcccccccagggtgCTGACTGAGCTGGTCTCCAAGATGCGGGACATGCGGATGGACAAGACGGAGCTTGGCTGCCTCCGGGCCATCATCCTCTTCAACCCGGGTAAGGGACCCCCCTGAGACCCCTGGCACTGCCTCCCCCCCCTTCATCGTGTGTAAGAGACCCCCCTGAGATGCCCTGGCGCTGCCTGCCCCCCCTCATCCTCTTCAACCCGGCTAAGGGACCCCCCTGAGACCCCTGGCACTGCCTCCCCCCCCCTTCATCCTGGGTAAGAGACCCCCCTGAGACCCCTGGCGCTGCCTGCCCCCCCTTCAACCCGGGTAAGGGACCCTCCTGAGACCCCTGGCACTGCCTCCCCCCCCTTCATTCTGGGTAAGAGACCCGCCTGAGATGCCCTGGCGCTGCCTGCCCCCCCTCATCCTCTTCAACCTGGCTAAGGGACCCTCCTGAGACCCCTGGCACTGCCTCCCCCCCTTCATCCTGGGTAAGAGACCCCCCTGAGACCCCTGGCACTGCCTGCCCCCCCTTCATCCTGGGTAAGAGACCCCCCTGAGATGCCCTGGCACTGCCTCCCCCCCCTTCATCCTGGGTAAGAGACCCCCCTGAGATGCCCTGGCGCTGCCTGCCCCCCCTCATCCTCTTCAACCCGGGTAAGGGACCCTCCTGAGACCCCTGGCACTGCCTCCCCCCTTCATCCTGGGTAAGAGACCCCCCTGAGATGCCCTGGCGCTGCCTGCCCCCCCTCATCCTCTTCAACCCGGGTAAGGGACCCTCCTGAGACCCCTGGCACTGCCTCCCCCCCCCTTCAACCCGGGTAAGAGACCCCCCTGAGATGCCCTGGCGCTGCCTGCCCCCCCTCATCCTCTTCAACCCGGGTAAGGGACCCTCCTGAGACCCCTGGCACTGCCTCCCCCCCCTTCATCCTGGGTAAGAGACCCCCCTGAGATGCCCTGGCGCTGCCTGCCCCCCCTCATCCTCTTCAACCCGGCTAAGGGACCCCCCCTGAgacctcccccagcccttcctgccTCCCGTCATCCTCATCAGCCCAAGTAAGGGACCTCCCCAGAAAATCCTCCCCACAATCCCCTGGGACTCCTTCCCCCATCGTCCTCTACAATCCAGGTAaggaacaccccctccccccccatgccaGTTGTCCACCACCATATTCACCTTGGGGTCTCTTGACCCTGCTGACCTTCCAggccccccctgccctgggggagggcagggagggctgtgtgtgtgctgaCCCAGGAGGGCTGTGTGCACGCTGACCCCCCACAGATGCCAAGGGGCTGTCGAACCCTGGGGAGGTGGAGCTGCTGCGGGAGAAGGTCTATGCGTCTCTGGAGTCCTACTGCAAGCAGAAGTACCCCGAGCAGCAGGGCAGGTATGAGGAGgagcagtggtggtggggggtaccccaggcagtggggcagtACAGGGGTGCGGTAGTGGGGGGTACACAGGGCtgtgggatggggatgggacaGTGGTGGTGGGGGTACTCCAGGCAGTGGGGCGGGTATGGGGGTGGGGTAGCGGGGGGTACCCTGGGCAATGGGGCGGGTACGGCAGTGGGCAGTGGTGGGGAGGCATGCTGGGCGGTGTGGTGGggtatgggggtggggcagtggggggggtacCCCAGGCAGCCGGGGAGGTacaggagtggggcagcagggggatgtCGGGCAGTGGGGCAGGTATGGGGATGGGGTAGCGAGGGGTACCCTGGGCAATGGGGCGGGTATGGCGGTGGGCAGTGATGGGGAGGCATGCTGGGCAGTGTGGCGGGGTATAGGGGTGGGGTACCCCAGGCAGCAGGAGGACGCCGGGCAGTGGGGCAGGTATGAAGGGGGACAGCGGGGCGGGTACGCCAGGCAGTGGGGCAGGTACGGGGGTGGGCAGTGGTGGGTGGGTACCACCTGGGCAGCGGGATGGgtacaggggtggggcaggagggaggagaggccCGGGATGGTGTTGGGGGCATGGGGCAGTGCCTGGGTGTCTGCACCCGGAGCCGCTGCTCACCCAGGCccaggtgggaggggggaagggtgggtgCTGCTGCTCCCAGGGGGGCCAGTTCCGGAGCGGTAGATGCTGCAGGTGGCCACTAGGTGGTGCCAGCTCCCTGTGTCTGACCCAGAGCTTGTCTGCCATGGGGGGGGTGCAGTGAGAATGGAGTGGGGGGATCCCACAGGTTTACAGGGGATATGGGGCGTTCTGGAGCAGTAGTCGGCGATGTTGGGGGGGTGCAGGATCCCATGTGTAAGGGGAGCGTGGGGGGTTCTGGGACAGTggtgggggcagcagagggtacaGTGTATACAAGGAGTGTGGGGGGTTCTGGAGCAGTGGTGGGGgatgttggggggtgcagggtgctgtgtgTACGGGGAGCGTAGGGGgttctggggcagcagagggtacaCTGTATATAGGGAGTGTAGGGGGttctggggcagtggtggggatgTTGGGGGATGCAGGGTGCTGTGTGTACGGGGAGCGTGGGGGGTtctggggcagtgatgggggcagcagagggtacgCTGTATATAGGCAGTGTAGGGGATTCTGGGGCAGTGATGGGGTATGTTGGGAGTGCAGAATGCCGTGTGTATGGGGAGCACGGGGGGGttctggggcagtggtgggggatgttggggggtgcagggtgctgtgtgTACGGGGAGCGTGGGGGGTtctggggcagtgatgggggcagcagagggtacgCTGTATATAGGCAGTGTAGGGGGttctggggcagtggtggggatgttggggggtgcagggtgctgtgtgTACAGGGAGTGCGGGGGATTCTGAGGCAGTGGTGGGGATGTTGGGGGATGCAGGGTGCTGTGTGTACGGGGAGCGTGGGGGGTtctggggcagtgatgggggcagcagagggtacaCTGTATATAGGTAGTGTAGGGGAttctggggcagtggtggggatgttggggggtgcagggtgctgtgtgTACGGGAGATGTGGGGTGCTGTGTGTATAGGGAGCGTGGGGGttctggggcagtggtgggggattTGGGGTTGTGTGTGTCCAGGGTGCCATGTgtacagggagcggggggggtttTCGGGCAGTGGTGAGGGATCCAGAGTACTGTATGTACAGGGGatgttgggggtgcaggatgcCGTGTGTACGGGGGATGTTGGGGGATGTGGGGTGCTGTGTGTACAGGGAGCttggggggttctggggcagTGGTAGGGGATGCAGGGTACTGTGTGTATGGGGGATGTTGGAGGTGCAGGGTGCCGTGTACAGGGGGAGCGTGGGGGGttctggggcagtggtgggggatgttgggggtgcaggatgcagtGTGTACGGGGGATGTTGGGGGATGCAGGGTGCTGTGTGTACGGGGAGCGTGGGGGGTtctggggcagtgatgggggcagcagagggtacgCTGTATATAGGCAGTGTAGGGGATTCTGGGGCAGTGATGGGGTATGTTGGGGGTGCAGAATGCCGTGTGTATGGGGAGCACGGGGGGGttctggggcagtggtggggatgTTGGGGGATGCAGGGTGCTGTGTGTACGGGGAgcgtggggggctctggggcagtgatgggggcagcagagggtacaCTGTATATAGGCAGTGTAGGGGGttctggggcagtggtggggatgttggggggtgcagggtgctgtgtgTACGGGGAGCGTGGGGGGTtctggggcagtgatgggggcagcagagggtacaCTGTATATAGGTAGTGTAGGGGATTCTGGGGCAGTGATGGGGTATGTTGGGGTGCAGAATGCCGTGTGTATGGGGAGCACGGGGGGGttctggggcagtggtggggatgTTGGGGGATGCAGGGTGCTGTGTGTACGGGGAgcatggggggctctggggcagtgatgggggcagcagagggtacaCTGTATATAGGCAGTGTAGGGGGttctggggcagtggtggggatgttggggggtgcagggtgctgtgtgTACGGGAGATGTGGGGTGCTGTGTGTATAGGGAGCGTGGGGGttctggggcagtggtgggggattTGGGGTTGTGTGTGTCCAGGGTGCCATGTgtacagggagcggggggggtttTCGGGCAGTGGTGAGGGATCCAGAGTACTGTATGTACAGAGGatgttgggggtgcaggatgcCGTGTGTACGGGGGATGTTGGGGGATGTGGGGTGCTGTGTGTACAGGGAGCttggggggttctggggcagTGGTAGGGGATGCAGGGAACTGTGTGTATGGGGGATGTTGGAGGTGCAGGGTGCCGTGTACAGGGGGAGCGTGGGGGGttctggggcagtggtgggggatgttgggggtgcaggatgcagtGTGTACGGGGGATGTTGGGGGATGCAGGGTGCTGTGTGTACGGGGAGCGTGGGGGGTtctggggcagtgatgggggcagcagagggtacgCTGTATATAGGCAGTGTAGGGGATTCTGGGGCAGTGATGGGGTATGTTGGGGGTGCAGAATGCCGTGTGTATGGGGAGCACGGGGGGGttctggggcagtggtggggatgTTGGCGGATGCAGGGTGCTGTGTGTACGGGGAGCGTGGGGGGTtctggggcagtgatgggggcagcagagggtacaCTGTATATAGGCAGTGTAGGGGGttctggggcagtggtggggatgttggggggtgcagggtgctgtgtgTACGGGAGATGTGGGGTGCTGTGTGTACAGGGAGCGTGGGGGTTCTGGGGCAGTGGTGAGGGATGCAGAGTACTGTATGTACAGGGGatgttgggggtgcagggtgccgTGTGTAGTGGGAGCGTGGGGGGTTCTGGGGCAGTGGCGGGGATGTGGGGTGCTGTGTATACGGGGAGTGTGGTGGGttctggggcagtggtggggtatgttgggggtgcaggatgcagtGTGTACGGGGATGTTGGGTGATGTGGGGTGCTGTGTGtacagggagcatgggggttctggggcagtggtggggatgttggggggtgcagggtgctgtgtgTACGGGAGATGTGGGGTGCTGTGTGTACAGGGAGCGTGGGGGttctggggcagtggtgggggattTGGGGTTGTGTGTGTCCAGGGTGCCATGTgtacagggagcgtggggggttTTCGGGCAGTGGTGAGGGATCCAGGGTACTGTATGTACAGGGGatgttgggggtgcaggatgcCGTGTGTATGGGGAGcacggggggctctggggcagtgatgggggcagcAGAGAGTACAGTGTATATAGGGAGCATCGGAGGTTCTTGGGCAGTGATGGGGTatgttgggggtgcaggatgcCGTGTGTACGGGGGATGTTGGGGGATGTGGGGTGCTGTGTGTACAGGGAGCttggggggttctggggcagAGGTAGGGGATGCAGGGTACTATGTGTATGGGGGatgttgggggtgcagggtgccatGTGTAGGGGGAGCATGGGGGGTTCTGTGGCAAtggtggggatgtggggtgctgtgtgtagggggagcttggggggttctggggcagtcgtgggggatgctgggggtgcaggatgccGTGTGTATGGGGGATGTTGGGGGTGCAAGGTGCTGTGTGTTGTGGGgttctagggcagtggtgggggatgTTGGTGCAGGATGCCGTGTGTACGGGGGATGTTGGGGGTGCAGGATACAGTGTGTACGGGGGATGTTGGGGGATGTGGGGTGCTGTGTgtacagggagcgtggggggttATGGGGCAGAGGTAGGGGATGCAGGGTACTATGTGTATgggggatgtagggggtgcagggtgccatGTGTAGGGGGAGCATGGGGGGTTCTGTGCCAGtggtggggatgtggggtgctgtgtgtagggggagcttggggggttctggggcagtggtgggggatgttgggggtgcaggatgcCATGTGTATGGGGGatgttgggggtgcagggtgccatGTGtagggggagcatgggggggttctgtggcagtggtggggatgtggggtgctGTGTGTAGAGGGAGCttggggggttctggggcagtggtgggggatgctgggggtgcaggatgccGTGTGTATGGGGGatgttgggggtgcagggtgccatGTGtagggggagcatgggggggttCTGTGGCAGTGGTGGGGGATGCTGGGGTGCAGGATGCCGTGTGTATGGGGGATGTTGGGGGTGCAAGGTGCCATGTGtagggggagcatgggggggttctggggcagtggtggggatgtggggtgctGTGTGTAGTGGGgttctagggcagtggtgggggatgTTGGAGTGTGTGTCTCCAGGGTGCTGTGTATACGGGGAGCATGGGGGGTtctggggcagtgatgggggatgCTGGGGTGCAGGATGCCGTGTGTAtgggggatgctgggggtgcaAGGTGCTGTGTGTAGTGGGgttctagggcagtggtgggggatgttgggggtgcaggatgcCGTGTGTACGGGGGATGTTGGGGGATGTGGGGTGCTGTGTGTACAGGGAGCTTGGGGGGTTATGGGGCAGAGGTAGGGGATGCAGGGTACTATGTGTATgggggatgtagggggtgcagggtgccatGTGTAGGGGGAGCATGGGGGGTTCTGTGGCAAtggtggggatgtggggtgctGTGTGTAGGGGGAGCTTGGGGGGTTCTGTGGCAGtggtggggatgtggggtgctGTGTGTAGGGGGAGCTTGGGGGGTTCTGTGGCAGTGGTGGGGGATGCTGGGGTGCAGGATGCCGTGTGTACGGGGGATGTTGGGGGTGCAAGGTGCTGTGTGTAGTGGGgttctagggcagtggtgggggatgTTGGAGTGTGTGTCTCCAGGGTGCTGTGTATACGGGGAGCATGGGGGGTtctggggcagtgatgggggatgCTGGGGTGCAGGATGCCGTGTGTAtgggggatgctgggggtgcaAGGTGCTGTGTGTAGTGGGgttctagggcagtggtgggggatgttgggggtgcaggatgcCGTGTGTACGGGGGATGTTGGGGGTGCAGGATACAGTGTGTACGGGGGATGTTGGGGGATGTGGGGTGCTGTGTgtacagggagcgtggggggttATGGGGCAGAGGTAGGGGATGCAGGGTACTATGTGTATgggggatgtagggggtgcagggtgccatGTGTAGGGGGAGCATGGGGGGttctggggcagtggtgggggatgctgggggtgcaggatgccGTGTGTATgggggatgtagggggtgcagggtgccatGTGTAGAGGGAGCATGGGGGGTTCTGTGGCAGTGGTGGGGGatgttgggggtgcaggatgcagtGTGTACGGGGGatgttgggggtgcagggtgctgtgtgTAGTGGGgttctagggcagtggtgggggatgTTGGAGTGTGTGTCTCCAGGGTGCTGTGTATACGGGGAGCATGGGGGGTTCTGTGGCAAtggtggggatgtggggtgctGTGTGTAGGGGGAGCTT
Proteins encoded in this window:
- the RXRB gene encoding retinoic acid receptor RXR-beta isoform X2; the protein is MHSVSSSEDVKPPLGMRSLPCHPHGGMMPGKRLCAICGDRSSGKHYGVYSCEGCKGFFKRTIRKDLTYTCRDNKDCIVDKRQRNRCQYCRYQKCLATGMKREAVQEERQRGKEKDGEGDFAGGANEEMPVEKILEAELAVEQKSDQSVDGSGTGGSSPNDPVTNICQAADKQLFTLVEWAKRIPHFSELPLDDQVILLRAGWNELLIASFSHRSISVKDGILLATGLHVHRNSAHSAGVGAIFDRVLTELVSKMRDMRMDKTELGCLRAIILFNPDAKGLSNPGEVELLREKVYASLESYCKQKYPEQQGRFAKLLLRLPALRSIGLKCLEHLFFFKLIGDTPIDTFLMEMLEAPHQLS